Proteins encoded in a region of the Gemmatimonadaceae bacterium genome:
- a CDS encoding carboxypeptidase regulatory-like domain-containing protein has translation MRVSGIVHDSIARASLAGAWVQLVDAAGTAQHARTAVSDSLGRYAFDDVPDGHYRLGFFHAVLDSLGVDVPAHDLLVRGRAVRADLAIPSGATLRALVCGVRSARDSGIVVTGAAVIGVVRAARGGAPAANVAVSGEWLEISFRPTGIERRRPRLAVTTGANGWFALCNAPVGGTMFLTASRGADSTDLIEAAVPRDGFLRRDLYLGDAKTVLVRDTIRRPDSLALPPRIVRSGDGRLTGTVMNADSRRPLAGAIVHLSDGPSARADERGAFTLVNAPLGTRTLEVRSVGYYPDRRPVHVVAGMPPVEVALSTFKSVLDTVKIIAQGVPDRHNSGYEDRRRTGLGRYLTAAELERRGALFTSDAFRNLPGTRLERDEMGARRIYVRSAFGEWCEPSVHIDGLHLWNLTADDIDGMVALRYVKGIEVYNEATTPAEYQRALTGCGTILIWTK, from the coding sequence GTGCGCGTCTCGGGAATCGTGCACGACAGCATTGCGCGCGCGTCCCTCGCCGGCGCGTGGGTGCAGCTGGTCGATGCAGCGGGCACGGCGCAGCACGCGCGGACGGCGGTCTCCGACTCACTCGGCCGGTACGCGTTCGACGATGTGCCCGACGGACACTACCGACTCGGCTTCTTTCACGCGGTGCTCGATTCGCTGGGCGTGGATGTCCCGGCGCATGATCTCCTCGTCAGGGGGCGCGCGGTGCGGGCTGACCTCGCCATCCCGTCCGGCGCCACGCTGCGGGCGCTCGTGTGCGGGGTGCGTTCGGCGCGCGATTCGGGGATCGTGGTGACCGGGGCTGCCGTCATCGGCGTCGTGCGCGCGGCGCGCGGCGGCGCGCCGGCGGCGAACGTAGCCGTCAGCGGTGAATGGCTGGAGATCTCGTTTCGCCCGACCGGGATCGAACGTCGTCGCCCGCGCCTCGCGGTGACCACCGGCGCGAACGGCTGGTTTGCGCTCTGCAATGCGCCGGTGGGCGGGACGATGTTCCTGACGGCGAGTCGCGGGGCGGACAGCACCGATCTGATCGAGGCCGCCGTGCCCCGCGATGGTTTCCTGCGGCGCGACCTGTATCTGGGCGATGCAAAGACCGTCCTCGTGCGAGACACGATACGTCGCCCCGATTCGCTGGCGCTCCCGCCCCGCATCGTGCGCTCCGGAGATGGGCGGCTGACGGGGACCGTGATGAACGCGGACTCCCGGCGGCCCCTGGCCGGGGCGATCGTGCACCTGAGCGACGGCCCATCGGCGCGCGCCGATGAACGCGGCGCCTTCACGCTCGTGAACGCCCCGCTGGGGACACGTACGCTGGAGGTGCGATCGGTCGGCTATTACCCCGACCGGCGTCCGGTGCATGTCGTCGCGGGCATGCCGCCCGTGGAGGTGGCGCTCTCGACGTTCAAGTCGGTGCTCGACACGGTGAAGATCATTGCGCAGGGCGTGCCGGACCGGCACAACAGCGGCTACGAGGACCGTCGCCGCACCGGGCTGGGCAGGTATCTCACCGCGGCCGAGCTGGAGCGCCGAGGCGCGCTCTTCACGTCCGATGCCTTCCGTAACTTGCCGGGGACTCGCCTGGAACGCGACGAGATGGGGGCGCGCCGCATCTACGTGCGCAGCGCGTTCGGGGAGTGGTGTGAGCCTTCCGTGCACATCGACGGTCTCCACCTGTGGAACCTCACTGCCGACGACATCGACGGAATGGTGGCGCTGCGGTACGTGAAGGGGATTGAGGTCTACAACGAAGCGACAACGCCGGCCGAGTATCAGCGCGCCCTGACCGGGTGCGGCACCATCCTGATCTGGACCAAGTAG
- a CDS encoding carboxypeptidase regulatory-like domain-containing protein, whose protein sequence is MQSILRTLCVVAATAGSARAQATGAVLSGVVRDSIARVPLAGAWVQLVEAGRQATRARTVVTDSLGRFAFDGLPDGRYLIGFFHPVLDSLGVEPLLRQVSVSRRRPARIDLTTPSAVRLRAALCRDLMAPTAGGAVLGAVRDARSRAPIDGASVTGEWLEITFSRGGRVGRLRGRVSATTAANGWFALCNVPARGMMFLRATNGADSTDRIDVQVPPEGLVRRELFIGPSRLVLLSDSAPVTDTLVPARRARVGAAQLQGIVVSSASGRPLAGAMVRVGDNPPARADERGAFTLVDAPHGTWMLEARAVGYGQARVAVDLVTGAAPVTIALSSAKAMLDTVKVIVANAADRHASGFEDRRRSGAGMFLTAQQIARRGAFTTSDIFRQQSGVRIGYDYDTLETDANPDVLVDMNQLSDRRLLMRGISGNWCEPALWFDGTLIPELSVDAIDGWVRPERLAAIEIYSEATVPPQFQRNRSGCGAILFWTK, encoded by the coding sequence ATGCAATCGATCCTCCGGACCCTGTGTGTGGTGGCGGCCACCGCCGGGTCGGCGCGCGCCCAGGCGACGGGCGCGGTCTTGAGCGGCGTGGTGCGCGACAGCATCGCGCGAGTGCCGCTCGCCGGGGCCTGGGTGCAGCTCGTGGAAGCCGGCCGACAGGCGACGCGGGCGCGCACGGTCGTCACCGATTCGCTCGGGCGCTTCGCGTTCGACGGACTCCCCGACGGCCGATACCTCATCGGCTTCTTCCATCCCGTGCTCGACTCGCTCGGCGTGGAGCCCCTGCTGCGGCAGGTTTCGGTGTCACGGCGGCGCCCGGCGCGCATCGACCTGACTACGCCCTCCGCGGTGCGGCTGCGGGCCGCGCTGTGCCGGGACCTCATGGCCCCGACGGCTGGCGGGGCGGTGCTGGGCGCCGTGCGCGACGCACGTTCACGCGCGCCGATCGACGGCGCATCCGTGACCGGCGAGTGGCTCGAGATCACGTTCAGTCGCGGCGGGCGCGTGGGACGCCTTCGCGGACGGGTCTCCGCCACGACCGCGGCAAACGGATGGTTCGCGCTCTGCAACGTGCCGGCGCGCGGCATGATGTTCCTGCGGGCGACCAACGGCGCCGACAGCACCGACCGCATCGACGTGCAGGTGCCACCCGAGGGATTGGTGCGGCGCGAACTTTTCATTGGTCCGTCGCGCCTGGTCCTGCTGAGCGACAGCGCGCCCGTCACGGATACGCTAGTGCCGGCGCGCCGCGCCCGCGTGGGCGCGGCGCAGTTGCAGGGCATCGTCGTCAGCAGCGCGAGCGGTCGGCCGCTGGCCGGCGCCATGGTACGCGTCGGCGACAATCCGCCCGCGCGGGCCGATGAACGTGGTGCGTTCACGCTGGTGGACGCGCCGCACGGGACGTGGATGCTGGAGGCGCGCGCGGTCGGATACGGACAGGCGCGCGTCGCGGTGGACCTGGTCACCGGCGCGGCGCCAGTCACCATCGCGCTGAGCTCCGCGAAAGCGATGCTCGACACGGTGAAAGTGATCGTGGCGAACGCGGCGGATCGGCACGCGAGCGGATTCGAGGACCGGCGTCGTTCGGGCGCAGGGATGTTTCTCACGGCGCAGCAGATTGCGCGCCGCGGCGCGTTCACCACGTCGGACATCTTCCGGCAGCAGAGCGGCGTGCGGATCGGCTACGACTACGACACGCTCGAGACCGACGCCAACCCGGACGTGCTTGTCGACATGAACCAGCTCAGCGACCGCCGGCTGCTGATGCGGGGGATCAGCGGCAACTGGTGCGAGCCGGCGCTCTGGTTCGACGGAACGCTGATTCCTGAACTGAGCGTGGATGCCATCGACGGCTGGGTGCGGCCCGAGCGACTGGCCGCCATCGAGATCTACTCGGAAGCGACCGTGCCGCCGCAGTTTCAGCGGAACCGATCGGGGTGTGGGGCGATTCTATTCTGGACGAAGTAG
- a CDS encoding TonB-dependent receptor: MHPIIMLMENNMNAPFARRLRRLAAPALAIVLAAAPPGTLKAQATGIVQGTVTAEGSNNPLANVTISIVGNPRYVRTDETGKYRLAAVPIGTSTLRALSFGYASQTRSITVVSSGTLTVNFVLKAAALSLDAVVVTGTAAEARKKEVGNAMATIDMKLAASPQIKDAQDMIGARAPGITVLGNSGQPGAGGTIRLRGSNSVTQGNNPIIYVDGIRIYSQSGPVTPAARQSAAAFNDIKADEIERVEIVKGAAATTLYGTEASGGVIQIFTKRGAAGAPQWSASMTAGANVLGQVGPKSDPTDLGLKCSGIHTDGVGQRYMDPTCPANGTWLRKGPVQRLDLEVKGGGENMTYFLSGNYGNNEGVIRTGAQKDGGFRANFTFMPAKKLVIGVNSAYNKKSIRWIGDGNLANGFTLNVFRGSSGNFKGGKGADCANVPAGVTCLTNKYILDENITNDADHFITGASISWNPLNGLSNRFNVGFDYNNSNNSYLQPFGFLNLPTGSLNSTMWNHTKLSLDYAGSFQNTLFKQYASTFSWGGQLFDDRERYTTMTGTGLSGPGEPTLESFAIRTLGVATQPRVVNAGFFVQEMVGWNDRLFVTGGLRVDGNSAFGSAFGLQTYPKISAAYVLSEEKWWPSRWVQTLKLRAAVGESGKAPGAFDAVRTWDPVSGDEGKPGVVVQQRGNPDLGPERTRETEVGFDAAAFDNRLSLEVTGFHARTLGALIGVVYPPSEGFSRTQLTNVGTLENKGLEVQVNGEILQTTRVNWSGRVSITSLASNTVNVGGVPISTGLGSYVRAGYPVPGLFGYKIMNPDAIADPVIKPDQYLGALYPTHITSIGTTLTFWQNLTLDVLGEFQAGGHLTNFIGYQGIVRNIWQPCYAVQAKLRAYNGVDGKKGTADDVLDALAGVTARDRGRCAIDPTVRSSDFWVSKTDFFKLRSVSLSYQIPARYLRGTAKGATFTLSGRNLWTSTKYDGADPEANDASDAGAGLGRREYYQLPPFRTFLATLRLTF; the protein is encoded by the coding sequence GTGCATCCCATCATCATGCTGATGGAGAACAACATGAACGCGCCGTTCGCCCGTCGTCTTCGTCGACTCGCCGCGCCGGCTCTCGCCATCGTCCTGGCCGCGGCGCCACCCGGGACCCTCAAGGCGCAGGCCACCGGGATCGTGCAGGGGACGGTCACCGCCGAGGGATCGAACAATCCCCTGGCGAACGTGACCATCTCGATCGTCGGCAATCCGCGTTACGTCCGCACCGACGAGACCGGCAAGTACCGGCTGGCGGCCGTCCCGATCGGCACGAGCACGCTGCGCGCGCTGAGTTTCGGCTACGCCTCACAGACGCGGTCGATCACCGTCGTGAGCAGCGGTACGCTCACGGTGAACTTCGTGCTCAAGGCGGCGGCGCTCTCGCTGGATGCCGTGGTGGTCACCGGCACGGCCGCCGAGGCACGCAAGAAGGAAGTCGGCAACGCGATGGCGACCATCGACATGAAACTGGCGGCGTCGCCACAGATCAAGGACGCGCAGGACATGATCGGCGCCCGAGCGCCGGGCATCACGGTGCTCGGAAACTCGGGCCAGCCCGGGGCGGGCGGCACCATCCGGCTGCGCGGCAGCAACAGCGTGACGCAGGGGAACAACCCGATCATCTACGTCGACGGCATTCGCATCTACAGCCAGAGCGGCCCGGTGACGCCGGCGGCGCGCCAGAGCGCCGCGGCCTTCAACGACATCAAGGCGGATGAAATCGAGCGCGTGGAGATCGTGAAGGGCGCGGCGGCCACGACGTTGTACGGCACCGAGGCATCGGGCGGAGTGATCCAGATCTTCACCAAGCGGGGCGCCGCCGGCGCCCCGCAGTGGAGTGCGTCGATGACCGCCGGCGCGAACGTCCTGGGGCAGGTGGGCCCGAAATCGGACCCGACGGACCTTGGCCTGAAGTGCAGCGGCATCCACACGGACGGCGTGGGCCAGCGGTACATGGATCCGACCTGCCCGGCCAACGGCACGTGGCTCCGCAAGGGACCGGTGCAGCGCCTGGACCTGGAGGTCAAGGGCGGCGGCGAGAACATGACGTACTTCCTCTCCGGCAACTACGGCAACAACGAGGGCGTCATCCGCACCGGGGCGCAGAAGGACGGCGGGTTCCGCGCGAACTTCACCTTCATGCCGGCCAAGAAGCTGGTGATCGGCGTCAACAGCGCCTACAACAAGAAGTCGATCCGCTGGATTGGTGACGGCAACCTCGCGAACGGATTCACGCTGAACGTGTTTCGCGGGTCGAGCGGCAACTTCAAGGGCGGCAAGGGGGCCGATTGCGCCAACGTTCCGGCCGGCGTGACCTGCCTCACCAACAAGTACATCCTGGACGAGAACATCACGAACGACGCCGACCACTTCATCACCGGCGCGTCGATCTCGTGGAATCCGTTGAATGGGTTGAGCAACCGGTTCAACGTCGGCTTCGACTACAACAACAGCAACAACAGCTACCTCCAGCCGTTCGGGTTCCTGAACCTCCCCACCGGTTCGCTCAACAGCACGATGTGGAACCACACGAAGCTGTCGCTCGACTACGCGGGGTCGTTCCAGAACACGCTGTTCAAGCAGTATGCGTCGACGTTCTCGTGGGGCGGACAGCTGTTCGACGACCGCGAGCGGTACACGACGATGACGGGCACCGGGCTGTCGGGTCCGGGCGAGCCGACGCTCGAATCGTTCGCGATACGGACGCTCGGGGTCGCCACCCAGCCGCGGGTGGTCAACGCCGGCTTCTTCGTACAGGAGATGGTGGGCTGGAACGATCGCCTGTTCGTCACGGGCGGCCTGCGCGTGGACGGCAACAGCGCGTTCGGCTCGGCCTTCGGGCTGCAGACGTACCCGAAGATCAGCGCCGCCTACGTGCTCTCCGAGGAGAAGTGGTGGCCGTCCCGGTGGGTGCAGACGTTGAAGCTGCGCGCCGCGGTCGGCGAGTCGGGCAAGGCGCCGGGCGCGTTCGACGCCGTGCGCACGTGGGACCCGGTGTCGGGCGATGAAGGCAAGCCGGGCGTGGTGGTGCAGCAGCGCGGCAATCCCGATCTCGGCCCCGAGCGCACGCGCGAGACCGAGGTCGGTTTTGACGCCGCGGCCTTCGACAACCGGCTGTCGCTGGAGGTGACGGGATTCCACGCGCGCACGCTTGGCGCGCTGATCGGCGTGGTCTATCCGCCCTCGGAAGGCTTCTCGCGAACCCAGCTCACCAACGTTGGCACGCTCGAGAACAAGGGCCTGGAGGTGCAGGTCAACGGGGAGATCCTCCAGACTACGCGCGTCAATTGGTCTGGGCGCGTCAGCATCACGTCGCTGGCGAGCAACACCGTCAACGTGGGCGGCGTGCCGATCTCGACCGGACTGGGCAGTTACGTTCGCGCCGGTTACCCGGTGCCCGGGCTGTTCGGCTACAAGATCATGAATCCCGACGCCATCGCCGACCCGGTCATCAAGCCGGACCAGTACCTCGGGGCGCTCTACCCGACGCACATCACGAGCATCGGCACGACCCTCACGTTCTGGCAGAACCTGACGCTGGATGTGCTCGGCGAGTTCCAGGCTGGCGGACACCTGACGAACTTCATCGGCTACCAGGGCATCGTGCGCAACATCTGGCAGCCGTGCTACGCCGTGCAGGCGAAACTTCGTGCCTACAACGGCGTGGATGGAAAGAAGGGAACGGCCGATGACGTGCTGGATGCGCTCGCCGGCGTGACGGCACGCGATCGGGGGCGCTGCGCGATCGACCCAACGGTTCGCAGCTCCGATTTCTGGGTGTCGAAGACCGATTTCTTCAAGCTGCGCTCGGTTTCGCTCTCGTACCAGATTCCCGCGCGCTATCTGCGCGGCACGGCGAAGGGGGCGACGTTCACGCTGTCCGGGCGCAACCTGTGGACGAGCACCAAGTACGATGGGGCAGATCCCGAGGCCAACGACGCGAGTGACGCGGGGGCAGGGCTGGGTCGTCGCGAGTACTACCAGTTGCCTCCGTTCAGGACCTTCCTGGCGACCCTTCGCCTCACCTTCTGA
- a CDS encoding RagB/SusD family nutrient uptake outer membrane protein, with protein MKTKRVLLVALAGVLSSVGCNGFLEVTNPGPINDSALYTPDAVPSLVVGMSSDYSNILDEITRITSIAGDESGHGGSYTSEQIWVKGVIRPEDVNGLWAGMHQVRFESESGVARIKAMTGFSYDNSALSARANMFAGFANRQLGETSCEAVFDNGPAQDYKTFFARAETYFTEAIRIAQAAGASATDVLNASYAGRAAVRVSQGNWSGAVADAALVPSNFVYLAYYSTGSTRENNSLVQETYVRREFSVYGSQWAQVFKDPRVPWDTIKTSSGSIQKAQDGLTPFFRQAKYKDLGSDIPITKGAEMLMIRAENALRGGDIAGAFGFINQQRAVYALAPLTAPADVATAWTTLEKEKGAVLWLEGRRLGDLRRWNAETGPAKNTFLDSRDKCIPISLNELQTNPNLRGRTTP; from the coding sequence ATGAAGACCAAGAGAGTTCTCCTGGTTGCCCTCGCCGGCGTGCTTTCGTCGGTTGGGTGCAACGGGTTCCTGGAAGTGACCAATCCGGGTCCGATCAACGACTCGGCCCTCTATACGCCGGACGCCGTGCCGAGCCTCGTGGTCGGCATGTCGTCGGACTACTCCAATATCCTCGACGAGATCACCCGCATCACGTCGATCGCGGGCGACGAGAGCGGACACGGCGGCAGCTACACGTCGGAACAGATCTGGGTGAAAGGCGTGATCCGGCCCGAGGACGTGAACGGCCTCTGGGCAGGGATGCACCAGGTCCGGTTCGAATCCGAATCAGGCGTGGCCCGCATCAAGGCGATGACGGGCTTCAGCTACGACAACAGCGCGCTGTCCGCGCGCGCCAACATGTTTGCGGGGTTCGCCAACCGGCAGCTCGGAGAGACCTCGTGCGAGGCGGTGTTCGACAACGGGCCGGCGCAGGACTACAAGACCTTCTTCGCGCGCGCCGAGACGTACTTCACCGAGGCGATTCGCATTGCCCAGGCGGCGGGAGCGAGCGCGACGGACGTGCTGAACGCCTCGTACGCGGGCCGCGCCGCCGTGCGCGTGTCGCAGGGGAACTGGAGCGGCGCCGTGGCCGACGCGGCGCTCGTGCCGTCGAACTTCGTGTACCTGGCGTACTACTCCACCGGCTCGACGCGCGAGAACAATTCGCTGGTGCAGGAGACCTACGTGCGACGCGAGTTCTCCGTCTACGGCTCGCAGTGGGCGCAGGTGTTCAAGGATCCGCGCGTGCCGTGGGATACCATCAAGACGTCCTCCGGGTCGATCCAGAAGGCGCAGGACGGGCTCACCCCGTTCTTCCGGCAGGCGAAGTACAAGGACCTCGGCTCCGACATCCCGATCACCAAGGGGGCCGAGATGCTGATGATCCGCGCCGAGAATGCGCTGCGCGGCGGCGACATTGCCGGTGCGTTCGGCTTCATCAACCAGCAGCGGGCCGTCTACGCGCTCGCGCCGCTCACCGCTCCGGCCGACGTGGCGACCGCGTGGACGACGCTGGAGAAGGAGAAGGGAGCCGTGCTCTGGCTTGAGGGGCGACGCCTGGGTGACCTGCGGCGCTGGAATGCGGAAACCGGTCCGGCGAAGAACACGTTCCTGGATAGCCGGGACAAGTGCATCCCGATCAGCCTGAACGAACTCCAGACCAACCCGAACCTGCGCGGACGGACAACCCCTTGA
- a CDS encoding fused MFS/spermidine synthase, translating into MGLSTERGIRPIVLTLFFLSGACGLVYEIVWMRMLTLVFGATALATSVILAVFFAGLALGSFLFGKAADRSRNPLALYAALEAGVGLFAVLMPLLLTGVTAAYVALARRVDLSFYPLSLVRLVLSTAVLIVPATLMGGTLPVIVKCLARSMDRLGLDVGRLYALNTLGGVVGALASGFFLILLLGVRETAYLAGVVNLLVAGIAFTLSREMTSSSVTPSPGDEPSVTRTVHDVASQGLSPSLARLLLWSIGVSGAAALALEVLWTRALVYYLDNSTHAFTTVLTAFLLGIALGSAVVAQFADRRLRPIMVFGVVELLIGITALLAIPILAASTPVLTGMEGQAVDAMLWWKWSGLRFVRSLAVMLVPTVLMGMTVPLVVKILAAHLSRLGGSLGRVYSANTIGGVIGSVVAGFVLIPMLGVSGGIFAVATASTALGLVVLLADPVVQGRRRARAMIGAGGGLVFVVLSQLSAHRLVLASYRERADGTGVLFYQEGIGSTVKVFRDKRGDKVLSIDGFPVAGTTPGMRDAQETLGNYPMLLSAVPSPRVNLIGFGAGGASWEALQYDVSAVDCVELVQGVIDASPWFAEVNHDVVQRPEYRLIMNDGRNYALMTDQRYDVISVDATSPKMAGNGSLYTLEFYQLLERRLSEDGVAVQWLPFHLLSDAEMKMTAQTFMQVFPHTTLWLSPLKFHGLLVGSRKPLQIDVQALRRKLQRPGVRQEMATVDATEPLDFLSGFVMGEADLRRYVGSAKLNTDNRPYLEFTPAWSFFLGQRYGLGNLTVFQAMRTSVAPLLTNQGATPSAAAAMADSVERRYQATQHSFKGDIYYALGMTDKAWAEWRSASAIDPGDKSTRRAIERASGPAWTR; encoded by the coding sequence TTGGGACTCTCGACTGAGCGCGGCATCCGCCCGATCGTCCTGACGCTGTTCTTCCTGTCGGGCGCGTGCGGCCTGGTGTACGAAATCGTCTGGATGCGGATGCTCACGCTCGTGTTTGGCGCCACCGCGCTGGCCACGAGCGTCATTCTCGCCGTGTTCTTCGCCGGGCTGGCCCTCGGCAGCTTCCTGTTCGGCAAGGCCGCCGACCGGAGCCGCAACCCGCTGGCGCTCTACGCGGCCCTGGAGGCCGGGGTCGGGCTCTTCGCCGTTCTGATGCCGCTCCTGCTCACCGGTGTCACAGCTGCCTACGTCGCGCTGGCACGCCGCGTCGACCTGAGCTTCTATCCGCTGAGCCTGGTGCGACTCGTCCTGTCAACGGCGGTGCTCATCGTTCCCGCGACGCTGATGGGCGGGACGCTCCCGGTGATCGTGAAGTGCCTCGCGCGGAGCATGGATCGGCTGGGACTCGACGTCGGCCGGCTCTATGCCCTCAACACGCTGGGCGGCGTCGTCGGCGCGCTCGCGAGCGGATTCTTCCTCATCCTGCTGCTCGGCGTCCGCGAAACCGCGTACCTCGCCGGTGTGGTGAACCTGCTCGTCGCCGGCATTGCCTTCACCCTCAGTCGTGAGATGACTTCGTCATCCGTCACACCGTCGCCGGGCGATGAGCCGTCGGTGACGCGGACGGTTCACGACGTCGCCAGCCAGGGACTCTCACCGTCGCTGGCTCGCCTCCTGCTCTGGTCCATCGGCGTCTCCGGGGCCGCCGCGCTGGCGCTCGAGGTGCTGTGGACGCGGGCGCTGGTCTATTACCTGGACAACTCCACGCACGCGTTCACCACGGTGTTGACGGCGTTCCTGCTGGGCATCGCGCTCGGCAGCGCGGTGGTGGCGCAGTTCGCGGATCGGCGGCTGCGCCCGATCATGGTGTTTGGCGTCGTGGAGCTGCTGATCGGCATCACGGCCCTGCTCGCCATTCCCATCCTGGCCGCGTCCACCCCCGTGCTCACGGGCATGGAAGGACAGGCCGTGGACGCCATGCTCTGGTGGAAATGGAGCGGGCTACGATTCGTTCGCAGCCTGGCGGTCATGCTGGTGCCCACCGTGCTCATGGGCATGACGGTGCCGCTCGTCGTGAAGATCCTCGCCGCGCACCTGTCCCGCCTCGGCGGATCACTTGGCCGCGTGTACTCCGCCAACACCATTGGTGGAGTCATCGGGTCGGTCGTCGCGGGTTTCGTGCTCATTCCCATGCTCGGCGTGAGTGGCGGAATCTTCGCCGTCGCGACGGCGAGCACGGCACTGGGTCTCGTGGTGCTGCTGGCCGACCCCGTCGTGCAGGGCCGGCGCCGTGCGCGCGCGATGATCGGCGCGGGGGGCGGGCTCGTCTTCGTCGTGCTCTCCCAACTGAGCGCGCACCGCCTGGTCCTGGCTTCGTATCGCGAGCGAGCCGACGGGACCGGAGTCCTGTTCTATCAGGAGGGGATCGGCTCGACGGTGAAGGTCTTTCGCGACAAGCGAGGCGACAAGGTGCTGAGCATCGACGGCTTCCCGGTCGCCGGGACGACACCGGGGATGCGCGACGCGCAGGAGACGCTGGGCAATTACCCGATGCTGCTCAGCGCGGTGCCGTCGCCGCGCGTGAACCTGATTGGTTTCGGGGCCGGCGGCGCGTCGTGGGAGGCGCTGCAGTACGACGTGTCGGCGGTGGACTGCGTGGAACTGGTGCAGGGCGTCATCGACGCGTCGCCCTGGTTTGCCGAGGTGAATCACGACGTCGTGCAACGACCTGAGTACCGCCTCATCATGAACGACGGGCGGAATTACGCCCTGATGACGGACCAGCGGTACGATGTCATCTCGGTGGATGCCACGTCGCCCAAGATGGCCGGCAACGGGAGCCTCTACACGCTGGAGTTCTATCAGCTGCTGGAGAGGCGCCTGTCGGAGGATGGCGTGGCCGTGCAGTGGCTGCCGTTCCACCTGCTGTCGGACGCCGAGATGAAGATGACGGCGCAGACCTTCATGCAGGTCTTCCCGCACACGACGCTATGGCTGTCGCCGCTCAAGTTCCACGGCCTGCTCGTGGGTTCGCGCAAGCCGCTGCAGATCGATGTGCAGGCCCTGCGGCGCAAGCTGCAGCGGCCGGGGGTCCGGCAGGAGATGGCCACGGTGGACGCAACGGAGCCGCTCGATTTCCTGTCGGGCTTCGTGATGGGCGAAGCCGACCTGCGGCGGTACGTGGGCAGCGCGAAACTGAACACGGACAACCGTCCGTACCTCGAGTTCACGCCGGCCTGGTCATTCTTCCTCGGCCAGCGATACGGGCTCGGCAATCTGACCGTCTTCCAGGCAATGCGAACGAGCGTCGCGCCGCTGCTGACCAACCAGGGAGCCACACCGTCGGCGGCCGCGGCCATGGCCGACAGCGTGGAGCGCCGGTATCAGGCGACGCAGCACAGCTTCAAGGGCGACATCTACTATGCGCTTGGCATGACGGACAAGGCGTGGGCCGAGTGGCGCTCGGCGAGCGCCATCGATCCGGGCGACAAGAGTACCAGGCGAGCGATCGAGCGGGCGAGCGGGCCGGCCTGGACGAGATGA
- a CDS encoding NAD(P)-dependent alcohol dehydrogenase produces the protein MTIKAYGAHAADKPLEALNIERRIPGAHDVQIDIAYCGICHSDLHTVRAEWPGTLYPCVPGHEIVGHVSAVGAKVTRFKVGETVGVGCMVDSCGHCGSCKEGLEQFCESGMVGTYNGPTPDAPGHTLGGYSQRIVVKDDFVLRITHAPEQLAAVAPLLCAGITTFSPLRHWKAGPGRKVGIVGIGGLGHMGVKLAHAMGAHTVAFTSSDRKRDAGKALGADEVVVSTNAAELATHAGSFDLIIDTVSASHSLDTYISLLKRDGTLVLVGGPARPHPTPNYTSLVMKRRALAGSLIGGIAETQEMLDFCAARGIVSDIELIPAQQLNEAYERMLKSDVKYRFVIDSATLAK, from the coding sequence ATGACCATCAAGGCCTACGGCGCCCACGCCGCCGACAAGCCACTCGAAGCGCTCAACATCGAGCGCCGCATCCCCGGCGCGCACGACGTCCAGATCGACATCGCGTACTGCGGCATCTGCCACTCGGACCTCCACACCGTGCGCGCGGAGTGGCCCGGCACCCTCTATCCCTGCGTTCCCGGTCACGAAATCGTGGGGCACGTGAGCGCCGTCGGCGCGAAGGTGACCCGTTTCAAGGTTGGCGAGACGGTCGGCGTTGGATGCATGGTGGACAGCTGCGGGCACTGCGGCTCCTGCAAGGAGGGACTCGAGCAGTTCTGCGAGAGCGGCATGGTCGGCACCTACAACGGCCCGACGCCCGACGCGCCCGGGCACACGCTGGGCGGGTACTCGCAGCGCATCGTGGTGAAGGACGATTTCGTGCTGCGCATCACGCACGCGCCCGAGCAGCTGGCCGCAGTGGCCCCGCTCCTCTGCGCCGGCATCACCACCTTCTCGCCGCTGCGCCACTGGAAGGCCGGTCCGGGCAGGAAGGTGGGAATCGTTGGCATCGGCGGGCTGGGGCACATGGGCGTGAAGCTCGCGCACGCGATGGGGGCGCACACCGTGGCCTTCACGTCAAGCGACCGCAAGCGCGACGCCGGCAAGGCGCTGGGAGCTGACGAGGTGGTCGTCTCGACGAACGCCGCCGAACTGGCAACGCACGCCGGGAGCTTCGACCTCATCATCGACACGGTCTCGGCGAGTCATTCGCTCGACACGTACATCAGCCTGCTCAAGCGCGATGGAACGCTCGTGCTGGTGGGTGGGCCGGCGCGTCCGCACCCGACGCCAAACTACACGTCCCTCGTGATGAAGCGCCGCGCACTTGCCGGGTCGCTGATCGGCGGCATCGCCGAGACGCAGGAGATGCTCGACTTCTGCGCGGCGCGCGGGATCGTCTCGGACATCGAACTCATCCCCGCGCAGCAGCTCAACGAGGCCTACGAGCGGATGCTGAAGAGCGACGTGAAGTACCGCTTCGTGATCGACAGCGCGACGCTCGCGAAGTGA